From the genome of Chiloscyllium punctatum isolate Juve2018m chromosome 13, sChiPun1.3, whole genome shotgun sequence, one region includes:
- the LOC140484594 gene encoding placenta-specific protein 9-like — translation MTGVWVLSAALLLLGLATTGGYPQRDARDWCEHDKALHKRLDIVEKNIEQTVNHLEAEISALLRVIETSNPPLQLAAPTMDIFENGLH, via the exons ATGACGGGTGTGTGGGTTTTGTCTGCGGCTTTGCTCCTCTTGGGTCTGGCCACGACTG GAGGATACCCCCAAAGAGATGCCAGAGACTGGTGTGAACATGACAAAGCTCTCCACAAACGGTTGGATATTGTAGAAAAG AATATAGAACAAACGGTCAATCACTTGGAGGCTGAAATATCTGCCTTGCTCAGAGTCATTGAGACTTCAAACCCCCCACTTCAGCTGGCAGCTCCAACCATGGACATTTTTGAGAATG